The Pseudomonas wenzhouensis genome has a segment encoding these proteins:
- a CDS encoding transglycosylase SLT domain-containing protein, protein MSRLLLILCLLAMLPLPVSARLAGPPEVGGQARSARDLPAIRSSGELRVLVNQSRNSSGLVKGQSIGVEYHRLRAFEQYLNRNARDGRSLKLKIIPKAKDQLLGALQRGEGDLVAPGELLNVRTGHEVSASTAIRREVPLVVVSKQGNRHYRNLEQLAGRSLSLPAGSAVGEALRLINQQLADRKLPPMVVEWVDPSLAVEDVLEMVQAGIFERTAVELPIAERWAKVMPRLRVDRHLVLARDGDMKWFVRPDAPMLRASIDRFFSSYRSPADQDAAFQRVYRRLYKVHSPFGRTERQRLERVRPVLQQHAEQQGFDWLMLAALAFKESTLNPSARGASGATGLMQITPAAARTVGVSNIQNIDGNVQASSKYLAMIRRNFFNSPLLNERERMAFILAGYNLGPQRVQSLRAEARRRGLNPNQWFFQVERVAMEQMGMGVVSYVNAVNKYYLAYDRERYLLEPQ, encoded by the coding sequence ATGTCGCGATTGCTGCTGATCCTGTGTCTGCTGGCCATGCTGCCGCTGCCGGTCAGCGCACGCCTGGCTGGCCCGCCAGAGGTCGGTGGGCAGGCCCGCAGCGCGCGTGATCTGCCAGCTATTCGCAGCAGTGGCGAACTGCGCGTGCTGGTCAACCAGAGCCGCAACAGCTCGGGATTGGTGAAGGGCCAGAGCATTGGCGTCGAGTATCACCGCCTGCGCGCCTTTGAGCAGTACCTCAATCGCAATGCCCGCGATGGGCGCAGCCTCAAGTTGAAGATCATTCCCAAGGCCAAGGATCAACTGCTCGGTGCGCTGCAGCGTGGCGAGGGTGATCTGGTCGCGCCGGGCGAGTTGCTCAATGTGCGCACGGGGCATGAGGTCAGCGCCAGTACGGCAATTCGCCGTGAAGTGCCGCTGGTGGTGGTCTCGAAGCAGGGCAACAGGCACTACCGCAACCTTGAGCAACTGGCCGGGCGCAGCCTCTCATTGCCGGCGGGCAGTGCCGTGGGCGAGGCGTTGCGCCTGATCAACCAGCAACTGGCGGATCGCAAGTTGCCGCCGATGGTGGTCGAGTGGGTCGACCCCAGCCTGGCCGTCGAGGATGTGCTGGAGATGGTTCAGGCCGGCATCTTCGAACGTACGGCGGTGGAGCTGCCGATTGCCGAGCGCTGGGCCAAGGTGATGCCCAGGTTACGTGTCGACAGGCATCTGGTACTGGCCCGTGACGGCGATATGAAGTGGTTCGTACGCCCCGATGCGCCAATGCTGCGCGCCAGCATCGATCGCTTCTTCAGCAGCTACAGGAGCCCGGCAGATCAGGATGCTGCGTTTCAGCGCGTCTATCGCCGGCTGTACAAGGTGCATTCTCCCTTTGGTCGTACCGAGCGCCAGCGTCTGGAACGGGTACGTCCGGTGCTGCAGCAGCATGCCGAGCAGCAGGGCTTCGATTGGCTGATGCTGGCAGCGCTGGCCTTCAAGGAGTCGACGCTCAACCCCTCGGCGCGTGGCGCCAGCGGGGCGACCGGGCTGATGCAGATTACCCCGGCCGCCGCGCGCACTGTCGGCGTGAGCAACATCCAGAATATCGATGGCAATGTGCAGGCCAGCAGCAAGTACCTGGCGATGATCCGGCGCAATTTCTTCAATAGCCCACTGCTTAACGAGCGCGAGCGCATGGCCTTTATCCTGGCCGGTTACAACCTGGGCCCGCAACGGGTGCAGAGCCTGCGTGCCGAGGCCCGCAGGCGTGGCCTCAACCCCAATCAGTGGTTCTTTCAGGTCGAACGTGTGGCCATGGAACAGATGGGCATGGGGGTGGTGAGCTATGTGAATGCGGTCAACAAGTATTACCTGGCTTATGACCGTGAGCGCTATCTGCTGGAGCCGCAGTAG
- a CDS encoding transglutaminase TgpA family protein, which translates to MSSLPGIPRIALTWLLVAQVLVIVPHLVHLPLWMIALWLGAAGWRVQIFRMRAPYPGGWVKGGLMLLVLAGILLSRGTLVGLDAAVVLLIATFVLKLLEMRTRRDALVLIFLGFFCVVTAYLFEDGILSALYSLLPVAALLAALVGLQHSGFAERPWPTLRLAGGLLLQAIPLMVLLFVFFPRMGPLWSLPLPSDKGVTGLSDSMEPADIAELSRSPALAFRASFEGDVPPREQLYWRALTLERFDGRRWSQSAYADVPMSAQWSKAGDPLDYSIIMQPSGKRWLFALDVGEMTQDGARMMSDFRWQRLRPADRPLLYQVRSWPEAVREAQGEPPGLRQALQLPPQGDPRSRAWAAELKAQYPQSDALVAAILQHFNREPYVYTLRPQPLGADSIDEFLFDTRRGFCAHYAGAMTFVLRAAGIPARVVAGYQGGELNPAGNYVQVRQFDAHAWVEYWQPGQGWRSVDPTFQFAPERIEQGLEEALAEEDGFLEDQPFSPLRYRELTWLNQLRLSWENLNYGWQRWVLGYQGEQQLKLLQNWFGSLDWQRLALALVGTGALLIGLLALCLLKPWQQRADPQRQIFRQFERVLARHGVRRETGEGARSFALRAARELPAQAEQIEAFAHCFEQQRYALQPASRTALVHALRQVRKALPWRLSRQ; encoded by the coding sequence ATGAGCAGCCTGCCGGGTATCCCGAGGATCGCCCTGACCTGGTTGCTGGTCGCCCAGGTGCTGGTGATCGTGCCGCACCTGGTGCATCTGCCGCTGTGGATGATCGCGCTATGGCTGGGCGCTGCCGGTTGGCGCGTACAGATCTTTCGCATGCGTGCCCCTTATCCCGGTGGCTGGGTCAAGGGCGGGCTGATGCTGCTGGTGCTGGCCGGTATCCTGCTGTCGCGTGGCACGTTGGTCGGGCTGGATGCCGCCGTGGTGCTGCTGATCGCCACCTTCGTTCTGAAGTTGCTGGAGATGCGCACGCGACGTGATGCGCTGGTACTGATCTTCCTCGGTTTCTTCTGCGTGGTGACCGCCTACCTGTTCGAGGACGGCATCCTCTCAGCGCTCTACAGTCTGTTGCCGGTCGCTGCCTTGCTGGCTGCCCTGGTTGGTTTGCAGCACAGTGGTTTCGCCGAGCGCCCCTGGCCGACCCTGCGCCTGGCCGGTGGGCTGCTGTTGCAGGCGATACCGCTGATGGTGCTGCTGTTCGTCTTCTTCCCGCGCATGGGACCGTTGTGGTCGCTGCCACTGCCCAGCGACAAGGGCGTCACCGGCCTGTCGGACAGCATGGAACCGGCCGATATCGCCGAACTCAGTCGCTCCCCGGCCTTGGCCTTTCGCGCCAGCTTCGAAGGTGACGTGCCGCCGCGCGAACAACTGTACTGGCGTGCCCTGACGCTGGAGCGTTTCGATGGCCGGCGCTGGTCGCAGTCCGCTTACGCGGATGTACCGATGTCCGCGCAGTGGAGCAAGGCCGGAGACCCGCTCGACTACAGCATCATCATGCAGCCCAGTGGCAAGCGCTGGCTGTTCGCCCTCGACGTTGGCGAGATGACCCAGGACGGCGCACGGATGATGAGTGACTTTCGCTGGCAGCGGCTGCGCCCGGCGGATCGGCCACTGCTGTACCAGGTGCGCTCCTGGCCAGAGGCTGTGCGCGAGGCGCAGGGCGAGCCGCCTGGATTGCGCCAGGCGCTGCAGTTGCCGCCGCAGGGCGATCCGCGTAGCCGCGCCTGGGCAGCCGAGCTGAAGGCGCAGTATCCACAGAGCGATGCGCTGGTGGCGGCCATACTGCAGCATTTCAATCGCGAGCCCTATGTCTATACCCTGCGTCCGCAGCCGCTGGGTGCTGACAGCATCGATGAGTTCCTGTTCGACACGCGGCGCGGGTTCTGTGCGCACTATGCCGGCGCCATGACCTTCGTGCTGCGTGCAGCGGGTATTCCGGCGCGGGTCGTGGCCGGCTACCAGGGCGGTGAGCTCAATCCTGCTGGCAACTACGTCCAAGTGCGCCAGTTCGATGCGCATGCCTGGGTCGAGTACTGGCAGCCGGGGCAGGGCTGGCGCAGCGTGGATCCGACCTTCCAGTTTGCCCCCGAGCGTATCGAGCAGGGCTTGGAGGAGGCGTTGGCCGAAGAGGATGGTTTTCTCGAGGATCAGCCGTTCTCGCCGCTGCGCTACCGCGAGCTGACCTGGCTCAATCAGCTGCGTTTGAGCTGGGAAAACCTCAACTACGGCTGGCAGCGCTGGGTGCTGGGGTATCAGGGTGAGCAGCAGCTGAAACTGCTGCAGAACTGGTTCGGCAGCCTCGACTGGCAGCGTCTGGCGCTCGCCCTGGTGGGCACCGGTGCGCTGTTGATTGGCCTGCTGGCGCTGTGCTTGCTCAAGCCCTGGCAGCAACGGGCTGATCCACAGCGTCAGATTTTCCGCCAGTTCGAGCGTGTGCTGGCGCGCCATGGCGTACGCCGCGAAACGGGCGAGGGCGCACGCTCATTCGCCTTGCGGGCTGCCCGCGAACTGCCGGCACAGGCTGAGCAGATCGAGGCTTTCGCGCATTGTTTCGAACAGCAGCGCTATGCATTGCAGCCCGCTTCGCGTACCGCCCTGGTGCACGCGCTGAGGCAGGTACGCAAGGCTTTGCCCTGGCGCCTGTCGCGCCAGTGA
- a CDS encoding Mpo1-like protein, which yields MNKRLPNLLSRQWRHYADQHQHPTNLLLHLLAVPLFLLSLALLLIGLWQPGFVPLVLGAIGLYAALALQARGHRLEQNQPEPFRGRRDACKHLLLEQCVTFPRFVLSGGWWRTWRKRK from the coding sequence ATGAACAAGCGCCTTCCCAACCTGCTGAGCAGGCAGTGGCGTCACTACGCCGACCAGCACCAGCATCCGACCAACCTGCTGCTGCACCTGCTCGCCGTGCCGCTGTTTCTGCTGTCGCTGGCGCTGCTGCTGATCGGCCTCTGGCAACCGGGTTTCGTACCACTGGTGCTTGGCGCCATCGGCCTGTATGCCGCCCTGGCCCTGCAGGCGCGGGGGCATCGTCTGGAGCAGAATCAACCGGAACCCTTCCGTGGCCGGCGCGACGCCTGCAAGCACCTGTTGCTGGAACAGTGCGTCACCTTTCCGCGCTTCGTGCTCAGCGGCGGCTGGTGGCGCACCTGGCGCAAGCGCAAGTAG
- a CDS encoding DoxX family protein, which yields MNTLIKSITASQAGFGITILRIIAGITFAAHGAQKLFGWFGGYGLAGVAQWMESIGLAPGYLMALAAGSAEFFGGVALIIGLLVRPAAAVLAVTMLVAIVTVHLANGFFMSNNGYEFALALLAISVALVFEGAGKLSVDGKLAR from the coding sequence ATGAACACCCTGATCAAAAGCATCACGGCCAGCCAGGCCGGTTTCGGCATCACCATTTTGCGCATCATCGCCGGTATCACCTTCGCCGCTCATGGCGCACAGAAGCTGTTTGGCTGGTTTGGCGGCTATGGCCTGGCGGGCGTCGCACAGTGGATGGAGAGCATTGGCCTGGCGCCGGGTTACCTGATGGCATTGGCTGCCGGTAGCGCTGAGTTCTTCGGTGGCGTGGCGCTGATCATCGGCCTGCTGGTGCGCCCGGCGGCAGCGGTGCTGGCGGTAACCATGCTGGTGGCGATCGTCACCGTGCACCTGGCCAACGGTTTCTTCATGAGCAACAACGGCTACGAGTTCGCCCTGGCGCTGCTGGCCATCAGCGTAGCGCTGGTGTTCGAAGGTGCCGGCAAGCTGTCGGTCGATGGCAAGCTCGCGCGCTGA
- a CDS encoding CHAD domain-containing protein: protein MSDLSEHCLYRVLALQVRLYACQARLADCTDSEALHDLRIALRQLRSLLRPLRGLPGVDALEQGAAVLGRLSGPLRDREVLLAELTGRQLSHLLPLDAPSRAAGYAMLATSRELMDVLHLLDRWPASWREAARQGLLSDLGRRIRRRLRRQQRQLADALRDPAHDRHRLRLLIKRVRYAAETYPQHSGLSKAAQLRLKRAQSALGDWHDHLQWLAQAEASEALQPCRAAWLQAQWAAERRADDALLALYGDFPKAK from the coding sequence ATGAGTGATTTGAGCGAACATTGCCTGTACCGCGTCCTGGCCCTGCAGGTACGCCTGTATGCCTGCCAGGCCCGCTTGGCCGACTGCACCGATAGCGAAGCGCTACATGATTTGCGTATTGCCCTGCGTCAACTGCGCAGCCTGTTGCGTCCGCTGCGTGGTTTGCCGGGTGTGGATGCCCTGGAGCAGGGCGCGGCCGTACTGGGGCGTCTCAGCGGCCCGTTGCGTGACCGCGAGGTATTACTGGCCGAGTTGACCGGCAGACAGCTGTCACACCTGCTACCGCTTGATGCGCCATCACGTGCGGCAGGCTACGCCATGCTTGCGACCTCCCGTGAGCTGATGGATGTCCTGCATCTGCTCGACCGTTGGCCGGCAAGTTGGCGTGAGGCCGCCCGTCAGGGGCTGTTGAGTGATCTGGGCCGGCGTATTCGCCGGCGCCTGCGCCGCCAGCAACGGCAGCTGGCCGATGCGCTGCGTGATCCCGCCCATGACCGTCATCGCCTGCGCCTGCTGATCAAACGTGTGCGCTACGCTGCTGAAACCTATCCGCAGCACAGTGGCCTGAGCAAGGCGGCGCAGCTCAGGCTCAAGCGTGCGCAGAGTGCACTCGGTGACTGGCATGATCATCTGCAGTGGTTGGCACAGGCCGAAGCAAGCGAAGCGTTACAGCCTTGTCGGGCTGCCTGGTTACAGGCCCAGTGGGCGGCCGAACGGCGTGCGGATGACGCCCTGCTGGCGCTCTATGGCGATTTTCCCAAGGCGAAATAG
- a CDS encoding acyl-CoA dehydrogenase gives MDFAYSPKVQELRERVTAFMEAYVYPAEAVFEQQVAEGDRWQPTAIMEELKNKAKAEGLWNLFLPESDYGAGLSNTEYAPLAEIMGRSLIGPEPFNCAAPDTGNMEVLVRYGNEAQKQQWLEPLLSGEIRSAFAMTEPGVASSDATNMQANARREGDEWVINGRKWWTSGACDPRCKIMIFMGLTNPDAPRHQQHSMILVPMDAPGVSVLRPLPVFGYDDAPHGHAEVLFENVRVPYENVLLGEGRGFEIAQGRLGPGRIHHCMRSIGMAERALELMCKRAVSRTAFGKPLARLGGNIDHIADSRMEINQARLLTLNAAYMMDTVGNKIAASEIAQIKVVAPNVALKVIDRAIQMHGGAGVSNDFPLAYWYAMQRTLRLADGPDEVHRAAIGKYEIGKYVPRDVMKASR, from the coding sequence ATGGATTTCGCCTATTCCCCCAAGGTTCAAGAGCTGCGTGAGCGTGTTACCGCGTTCATGGAGGCTTATGTCTACCCGGCCGAAGCGGTGTTCGAGCAGCAAGTGGCCGAGGGCGACCGCTGGCAGCCGACCGCAATCATGGAAGAACTGAAGAACAAGGCCAAGGCCGAGGGGCTGTGGAACCTGTTCCTGCCTGAGTCGGACTATGGCGCCGGCCTGAGCAATACCGAATACGCGCCGCTGGCCGAGATCATGGGCCGCTCGCTGATTGGCCCGGAGCCGTTCAACTGCGCCGCGCCGGATACCGGCAACATGGAGGTGCTGGTACGTTACGGCAACGAGGCGCAGAAACAGCAATGGCTGGAGCCGCTGCTGTCTGGCGAGATTCGTTCCGCCTTCGCCATGACCGAGCCGGGCGTGGCCTCCAGCGACGCCACCAACATGCAGGCCAATGCCCGCCGTGAAGGTGATGAGTGGGTGATCAACGGCCGCAAATGGTGGACGTCGGGCGCCTGTGACCCGCGCTGCAAGATCATGATCTTCATGGGCCTGACCAATCCGGATGCGCCGCGTCACCAGCAGCATTCGATGATTCTGGTGCCGATGGATGCCCCCGGCGTCAGCGTGTTGCGTCCGCTGCCGGTGTTCGGCTACGACGACGCGCCGCATGGCCATGCCGAGGTGCTGTTCGAGAATGTGCGCGTGCCTTACGAGAACGTGCTGCTGGGTGAGGGCCGTGGTTTCGAGATCGCCCAGGGTCGCCTTGGCCCGGGCCGTATCCACCACTGCATGCGCTCGATCGGCATGGCCGAACGTGCCCTGGAACTGATGTGCAAACGCGCCGTGAGCCGTACCGCCTTTGGCAAGCCGCTGGCACGCCTGGGCGGCAACATCGACCACATCGCCGATTCGCGCATGGAGATCAACCAGGCGCGTCTACTGACCCTGAACGCGGCCTACATGATGGATACCGTGGGCAACAAGATCGCTGCCAGCGAAATCGCCCAGATCAAGGTAGTGGCGCCCAACGTCGCGCTGAAGGTGATCGACCGGGCGATCCAGATGCACGGCGGTGCCGGGGTTTCCAACGACTTCCCGCTGGCCTACTGGTACGCCATGCAGCGCACCCTGCGCCTGGCCGACGGCCCGGATGAAGTGCACCGCGCCGCCATCGGCAAGTACGAAATCGGTAAATATGTGCCGCGTGACGTGATGAAAGCCAGTCGCTGA
- a CDS encoding LysR family transcriptional regulator, giving the protein MNLTKVDLNLFIVFDAIYTEANLTRAGQIVGITQPAVSNALARLRETFNDPLFVRTAQGMVPTPMAQNIIGPVRNALQLLRVSVQESRTFNPQQAGKTYRISMTDLSEQILLPPLFQRLRRLAPSVCIESFLAKRRETTKELAAGRLDFAVDAPLNTDPQVRHVKLLDDRYVCAMRPGHPLAKEKISLDEYLSLSHIHISSRRSGLGYVDLALGKMGIQRKIALRSQHYLMASSVLQQTDMVMTVPERFARRHNLHHVTLPVGDVPALETHLYWHESTDQDPANRWMREQMIELAQQVIAQEKKADQAATA; this is encoded by the coding sequence ATGAACCTGACCAAGGTGGACCTGAACCTCTTCATCGTCTTCGACGCCATCTACACCGAGGCCAACCTGACCCGTGCCGGACAGATCGTCGGCATCACCCAGCCGGCGGTTTCCAACGCCCTCGCCCGTCTGCGCGAAACCTTCAACGACCCGCTGTTCGTGCGCACTGCCCAGGGCATGGTGCCCACGCCCATGGCGCAGAACATCATCGGCCCGGTGCGTAACGCCCTGCAGTTGCTGCGTGTCTCCGTGCAGGAGAGCCGCACCTTCAACCCGCAGCAGGCCGGCAAGACCTACCGCATCAGCATGACCGACCTCTCCGAGCAGATTCTCCTGCCGCCGCTGTTCCAGCGCCTGCGCCGTCTGGCGCCTAGCGTGTGCATCGAGAGTTTCCTGGCCAAGCGCCGCGAAACCACCAAGGAGCTGGCTGCCGGCCGCCTCGATTTTGCCGTCGATGCACCGCTCAACACCGACCCGCAGGTGCGTCACGTCAAACTGCTGGATGATCGTTACGTCTGCGCCATGCGCCCCGGTCACCCACTGGCCAAGGAAAAGATCAGCCTCGATGAGTACCTGTCACTGAGCCACATCCACATCTCCAGCCGCCGCAGTGGTCTCGGTTATGTGGATCTGGCCCTGGGCAAGATGGGCATCCAGCGCAAGATTGCCCTGCGCTCGCAGCATTACCTGATGGCCAGCAGCGTGCTGCAGCAGACCGATATGGTGATGACCGTGCCGGAGCGCTTCGCCCGCCGCCACAACCTGCATCATGTGACCTTACCGGTCGGTGATGTGCCGGCGCTGGAAACGCACCTGTATTGGCATGAGAGTACCGACCAGGACCCGGCCAACCGCTGGATGCGCGAGCAGATGATCGAACTGGCGCAGCAGGTCATTGCACAGGAAAAGAAAGCTGATCAGGCCGCTACCGCCTGA
- a CDS encoding methyl-accepting chemotaxis protein, with product MGAWISNLSLKYKFWAVNAVAFVISLMLVLFALQTEQQARSGDARQAAIEQARLLQQWPAQAALPTSSNVQLLQGDSLPGAQGTPDASGWQTLAHDAWFADSPLIGAQRVTLGDGRTLAILARAPSLLDLFTQHALTYAVAVAVLMLLLLAASQLLIRFLLSHLNTLKDVMLQAERSGDLSLRVPLDGRDEVGQMAAAFNAMQAGYQRVVGTVGQVASELNSGTRDMAERMGAVRQGMLSQQSETDQAATAINEMSATVQHIAEHAGTTRDQSQSADQLARAGQHVVERVEQSIAALSQGVRQSAASIERLAEDSQHINRVVGVIHGIAEQTNLLALNAAIEAARAGEMGRGFAVVADEVRNLAKRVQDSTDEITQMIGSLQGGTRDAVEFMRESSESANQCVQLAQEAGESLAAITAAVALMRESNTQIAVAATQQSQVAEEMSRSVVGIRDVTEQTVGQTLESAATSQQLAQLAGELNKAIGQLRL from the coding sequence ATGGGTGCCTGGATCAGCAACCTTTCTCTCAAGTACAAATTCTGGGCAGTCAACGCCGTTGCCTTCGTCATCAGCCTGATGCTGGTGCTGTTCGCCCTGCAGACCGAGCAGCAGGCACGCAGTGGCGATGCCCGGCAAGCGGCAATCGAGCAGGCGCGTCTGCTCCAGCAATGGCCAGCGCAGGCGGCATTGCCCACTTCGAGCAACGTTCAGCTACTGCAGGGCGACAGCCTGCCGGGCGCGCAAGGCACCCCGGACGCCAGCGGCTGGCAGACACTGGCACACGATGCCTGGTTCGCCGACTCGCCCCTGATCGGCGCCCAGCGTGTCACCCTCGGCGATGGACGCACCCTGGCGATCCTGGCGCGCGCGCCCAGCCTGCTCGATCTGTTCACCCAGCATGCCCTCACCTACGCCGTCGCTGTCGCCGTGCTGATGCTGTTGCTGCTGGCTGCCTCGCAGTTGTTGATCCGCTTTCTGCTCAGCCACCTCAATACCCTCAAGGATGTCATGTTGCAGGCCGAGCGCAGCGGCGACCTGTCTCTGCGAGTGCCGCTGGACGGCCGCGACGAGGTCGGCCAGATGGCCGCCGCCTTCAACGCCATGCAGGCAGGTTATCAGCGTGTGGTCGGCACCGTCGGCCAGGTCGCCAGTGAGCTGAACAGCGGCACCCGCGACATGGCCGAGCGCATGGGTGCAGTGCGCCAGGGCATGCTCAGCCAGCAAAGCGAAACCGACCAGGCCGCCACCGCGATCAACGAAATGTCGGCGACCGTGCAACACATTGCCGAGCATGCCGGCACCACCCGCGATCAATCCCAGAGTGCCGATCAACTGGCCCGCGCCGGTCAGCACGTGGTCGAGCGCGTCGAACAATCCATCGCCGCCCTGTCGCAGGGGGTGCGCCAGAGCGCTGCCAGCATCGAGCGGCTGGCCGAAGACAGCCAGCACATCAACCGCGTGGTCGGCGTGATTCACGGCATCGCCGAACAGACCAACCTGCTTGCACTCAATGCCGCCATCGAGGCTGCTCGCGCCGGTGAAATGGGTCGTGGCTTCGCCGTGGTCGCCGATGAGGTGCGTAACCTGGCCAAGCGCGTGCAGGACTCCACCGATGAAATCACCCAGATGATCGGCAGTCTGCAGGGCGGCACCCGCGACGCTGTGGAATTCATGCGTGAAAGCTCGGAGAGTGCCAACCAATGCGTCCAACTGGCGCAAGAAGCGGGCGAGTCTCTGGCCGCGATCACCGCCGCCGTGGCGCTGATGCGTGAGAGCAATACGCAGATCGCCGTGGCCGCAACGCAGCAAAGCCAGGTCGCCGAAGAGATGAGCCGCTCGGTGGTGGGCATCCGCGACGTCACCGAGCAGACGGTCGGTCAGACCCTCGAATCGGCCGCCACCAGCCAGCAACTGGCGCAGTTGGCCGGCGAACTGAACAAGGCCATCGGCCAGCTGCGGCTGTAA
- a CDS encoding TatD family hydrolase — protein MQLIDIAVNLTHPSLAVQAEALLERAYAADVCQMVLTGTSLNESEASLTLCRQLDDSGQRLFSTAGVHPHAASTWDASSGNTLKALLQEAQVRAVGECGLDFDRDFSPRPAQEKALEEQLALAVELQMPVFLHEREASQRMLEILRDYRDRLPAAVIHCFTGERRALYAYLDLDLHIGITGWVCDERRGTHLHPLLRDIPDERLMLETDAPFLLPRTLRPKPKSGRNEPAFLGEVLREVALHRGQPEDSLAAQTTRNARLFFGLPVILDGPPPES, from the coding sequence ATGCAACTCATCGATATTGCCGTCAATCTCACCCACCCCAGCCTCGCCGTGCAGGCCGAAGCACTGCTCGAGCGCGCCTACGCAGCCGATGTGTGCCAGATGGTGCTGACCGGCACCAGTCTGAACGAAAGCGAGGCAAGCCTGACACTTTGCCGACAACTGGACGACAGCGGCCAGCGCCTGTTCAGCACGGCCGGGGTTCACCCCCACGCAGCCAGCACCTGGGATGCCAGCAGCGGCAACACCCTCAAGGCCTTGTTACAGGAAGCACAGGTGCGCGCCGTCGGTGAATGCGGGCTGGATTTCGACCGTGACTTCTCACCACGCCCCGCGCAGGAGAAGGCGCTGGAAGAACAGCTGGCACTGGCTGTCGAGTTACAGATGCCGGTGTTTCTTCACGAGCGTGAAGCCAGCCAGCGCATGCTGGAGATCCTGCGCGACTATCGCGACCGGCTACCGGCAGCCGTGATCCACTGCTTCACCGGCGAACGCCGTGCACTTTATGCCTATCTCGATCTCGACCTGCACATCGGCATCACCGGCTGGGTTTGCGACGAGCGCCGTGGCACGCACCTGCACCCGCTACTCAGAGATATTCCCGACGAGCGCCTGATGCTCGAGACCGACGCGCCCTTTCTGCTGCCACGTACCCTGCGACCCAAGCCCAAGAGCGGGCGTAACGAACCGGCCTTCCTCGGCGAGGTGCTGCGTGAGGTGGCGCTGCACCGAGGTCAGCCCGAAGACAGCCTGGCGGCACAGACCACGCGCAACGCGCGGCTGTTCTTCGGCTTACCGGTCATACTGGATGGGCCACCACCAGAGTCTTGA
- a CDS encoding acyl-CoA thioesterase yields MIFSEMLEAVRRDPHAVVIPPEWGQGRASFGGLVAALAFEAMRAKVPENRPLRSLAITFVGPVAPDVPVSFQAEVLREGKAVSQMFLRAVQDGQVMTVVQGSFGASRPSSVAVEALAAPQITPAEQCQELPYVRNVTPEFTRFLAMRWGIGGMPFSNTPSRQMGGWVRLRGESVPQAMSEAHLLALVDAWPPAVLPYLKSPAPGSSLTWTIEFVQPLRTLNSDDWCLYRADIEHARDGYGHVAAAIWSPAGELIALSRQTVTVFA; encoded by the coding sequence ATGATCTTCTCCGAAATGCTCGAAGCGGTACGCCGCGATCCTCATGCCGTGGTGATTCCGCCGGAGTGGGGCCAGGGGCGCGCCAGTTTCGGTGGGCTGGTCGCCGCACTGGCATTCGAGGCGATGCGCGCCAAGGTGCCCGAGAACCGGCCGCTGCGTTCATTGGCCATTACCTTCGTCGGCCCGGTGGCGCCGGATGTCCCGGTGAGTTTTCAGGCCGAAGTGCTGCGCGAGGGCAAGGCGGTCAGCCAGATGTTCCTGCGTGCGGTTCAGGATGGCCAGGTGATGACCGTGGTTCAGGGCAGCTTTGGCGCCTCTCGTCCCTCATCGGTTGCCGTGGAGGCGCTGGCCGCACCACAGATCACGCCGGCCGAGCAGTGCCAGGAGCTGCCCTACGTGCGTAACGTCACACCGGAATTCACCCGCTTTCTGGCCATGCGCTGGGGCATTGGCGGTATGCCGTTCAGCAATACGCCCTCACGGCAGATGGGCGGCTGGGTGCGGCTGCGCGGCGAGAGCGTGCCACAGGCGATGAGCGAAGCGCATCTGCTGGCACTGGTCGATGCCTGGCCGCCTGCGGTGCTGCCTTATCTGAAAAGCCCGGCGCCGGGCAGCTCACTGACCTGGACCATCGAATTCGTCCAGCCGCTACGCACTCTCAACAGTGACGACTGGTGCCTGTACCGTGCCGATATCGAACATGCCCGCGATGGCTATGGCCATGTGGCGGCGGCGATATGGAGCCCGGCGGGCGAGCTGATTGCCCTGAGCCGGCAGACCGTCACGGTATTTGCCTGA